Within Brachyhypopomus gauderio isolate BG-103 chromosome 4, BGAUD_0.2, whole genome shotgun sequence, the genomic segment TTCCTCCCCTGCTCTCTTGTGTCAAGAAGTAGATCCAGTGGATCACtgtgatggaggtgttgatgGTTAGGATGGGTTTCCTCCCCTGCTCTCTTGTGTCAAGAAGTAGATCCAGTGAATCACtgtgatggaggtgttgatgGTTAGGATGGCGATCATAATGGGGTCCAGCATGGTGCGTGTAGATCCGTGCTCTCCGCAATGGTCTCCTGCTGTTCAGACTCTCCCTGCcctgtgtgtttctgctgtggCTTTCATTCTTCAGGACGACGACCTTCACCCAGTCTCTATATACACAACTGCAGTCTTTATGATTACAACAAAACTCTGTGGACACACAGGACACGAGTGCTGACAGCCTCCATGTTAAAAGAACTCATCGCTGTAAAATTCAACTGCATCTTTTCTGGGAATACTTGAATCACACTTTCTGTACTGGCAGATTTAAGAGTTAATTTCAGATTAGATGGGGTGGGTAAGGTAGAAAATCTTAATGGAtgaaacactccactgtgcagGATTAACTAGCAATATTTTGAAGCATTATCCACATTCTTACCAAAACCTTGATTTAAGGACCTTAAGCTCGTCGGGGCAACTGGGTCTCAAGCCCACTTACAAAATCAAATAAGCCCACATGCCCACTGCTTCAGTGAGTCAGTGAGTCAGACTAATGCATTACTACCCACCAGCCCCAGTCCACCGAGCACTAGACACAGTAGGTTGGGTGTTGTTTTCTGGGATCAAAGGAATTGCTGTCAAAAACCCAGAGAAACTCTCATGCTTCTCATAAATAAAAATAGCCAATTTATAGAAGATCATCCAAACATTAGAGAAAGCATCATGGCTGTCCTTCAGCCTCAGGAGAATACAACTGAGAACAACTGAAGAACCAGAAACAAGCAGACAGCAATGTGCCTACAGTGATGAAAATAGAGGTTTCATCTAATAAGCCTCCTTGGTTACAGTATTTAAATAGAAACTTTGTGAAAACAACATCACATGACTCATTAACTCTCTCTGTACACCTTTGTCATTGTCCCCTGAAACATTTTAATgattataaatgtatttttatatggTGTAATCCAGTCTATTTGTATTTAAAATAGTAACAAAGATTAAATGAGCTCTCACTCAGGAGTGAacagattttaaaaataaagaaattgaCAATTTTTTCTTTGAAGCTGGTGACTTTATTCTCTCCAGGAGAAAACAAGGTGTCACGGTTCTGAAATCAGCTCACAGTCTGAATGTCTccagaagagagggaggagtgttaCACAGTTCTGTAGTCCCGAGAGAAGAggctaagccccgccccctcactgtgCCGTGTGGACACGCAGCAGGCTGTCGGCGTACTGGAAGTTGCCGCTGTTCTCATACTCCAACATGTCCAGCGCCACCTCGCAGCTCTCCCTGACGACGCGCTCGCCATGGCCACGGTAACGGCGCAGCGGCGGAAGGCAGGAGGCGTGGCCGATGGAGCCCAGCGCCTCAGCGCACTCGTGCCGCACCATGGCGTTCTCGCACTCGTCCTCCAGGGCGGCGCTCAGCTGCGGGATGCTCGCCGCGTGCTGCATCTGCCCCAGCACGTAGCCAATCTCGTGTCTGAATAGAGCGCCGCTACACCGGAGACCTGCCCACGACCCAGGAAACACATACACCATTTAGATGCCCACATCCATGTATCTGAGTGAATATACACATTTTCATCAGTTCACAAATGGATGTTTAAGATCTCCTCTTGAATTGTAGCTCTAAGGCTAAATTACAGATCCTGCTGTCCTGTTTAAACAATGACAGCAGGACTTCTAGATTTACCATCAACCAAAGGCCTCACCGTCGGCGAGGGCCAGCACTGCCTCCTCCGTGCCCAGGTTCCTGAGGGCGAACATGGCTCTGTAGCGCTCGAACAGCGGCAGGGCCTCGTCCAGGAGCTGCGTCCTCAGCTCAGAGACGCTCGTCTTAGACGCCGGGGGCGCGGGGTCCACCGAGCTGTAGGGGTTGCTGTCTGTCTGCCCCCCATCTCCACCCTTCATCAGCCACTCGATCCTCCTCACAGCGAGCTGACACGTCTCCGCcacctgcatacacacacacacacacacacacacacattactctgTCGTACTTcttccttttgttttttttacactgaTATGTAGTAGAAATGTGAAAGTGAGGCATGACGACATACCTCAATAACTGGATCCTCAGAATACTGTTTTAGTAAATCTAAAACCTTGGGGTTTCCAATGGCCCCCAAAGCTTCACCTGTAGACATGGACAAAATATTTAGGGTCATGGCGGCATTCTGCAAGTCCCTGACCACCGTGAGATCCTCCAGTGCGTGTCACCTGCTTCATGCCGGACCATCGGCTCCTGCTCGGTGTCCTTCAGAACCCCCTCCAGGACTGGCAGCGCACACTCGTCCTGCATCTGCCCGAGGCAGTACGCCAGCTCATGTTTCAGAAGCGCAGACTCATCCACGAACGCCTCGCTGATCCATTTTATAGCCTCTGGTCCGCCGAGGTTGCGTAGCGTAAAAAGCGCCCTGAATCGTGTGGGTAAGTCCTGCTGCGGGTCGGTAAGGATGCGCCCCACCGCCGCCGTGTCCTGGTCGCTCGCCATGGCGTCTCACAGTCGGTACTGAATCAGGAGGAACCGATACAGTCTTCTTTCTCGTATATTTTAAAGCTTACATCAATGATGGTTTCCTGCCGGTCCTCCGTATATGCTATAAAATACTTACTGTGAAGGTAATCTGATCAAAGGTATTTTGATCACAGATCACCAACTGCTGTTAACTTCCCATGCCGTCGGTTCAGGAAGACTTTCAACTCGTGAGTACCAAGAAAGGGGCTGAAGTGACACGATCCTTGTTccgccacctagtggcctggaGGAAGGGCTGCGCACCCAAACTGGGGCATGACGACCACAACTCACAGAATAACATAAATGCCACTTCCACTTTATTCTGAACATTCATCAGGTAATTTGAGAAAGCTTACTTTTTCCATTTTAATGGTTCACCAAGGGTAAATGTAGAGTAACTAATACACTTCGGATTATTGATAACCTGCAAAATCACTACAAGATCACAATTAAGAATATTCTGGATTAATAGTTCATAGTTTTGTAACCTTTAAGATTATGAATCCTGTTGTCAACAACAGATATTTAAGAATGAAGATTGtactgcaacaacaaaaaacgaGAACTGTAAACATACATTACACAACATGCATAATACAATtcttgttgcttaatatttagATAAACGCATTGCCTTGTTTAAAATAAACATGCATGTTATGGTGTGAGTAATTGATGTAAGTATTCTTTCAGGGCCAGCCAATATATTTGTttccttaaaaaaaataaaaaacgaaaacaaaacagTAAAACACTGTTTTTTTGCAAATATTTTTGCACATAGCCTTCTGTGTCTTTTCCCCCTCTTATATCATTCTGCCAAAGACAGCATTACATCCAGGGCACTGTACAATTTCACAAGGTCTGAAGCCACCACACGTAAACGTATAATCCGTAGGTCATAGCATCGTGAGCAGCTGCGCAGCTGCAGCAGCGCCCCCGTGTGGCGGCAGCGGCAGTGCAGGGCAGGCGGGCAGGGCCGGCACGTGCGGTTTGCTCCTCTGCTGCACGTGGAAGTAGCTGCACAACAAGGCGCGGACAGCCTCGGCGTTCGGGTCGTCCATGTACGCAGGGGCCACGGTGCAGGGCTGGGGGCATTCGCTCCGGTTCAGCGCCAACAGCCACTCGTCTTTGAATGGGACGTTGTGAATGTTACAGATGTTGTGCAGGACGCAGCTGGCCACTGCCATCTTGGGCACCAGGTCCAGGTCTCCGTCGTTGCCGCTGTGCAGACACTGCCAGCGAGCGCGGAGCCGCCGGAGCGTGTGGGTGATGACGCCGTGACAGTGGCTCAGGTGGGCGTTGAAGGTGTGCTGCTGGGGCGTGAGCTGGGCGGAGGGCGGGTAACATTTCAACAGCCAGCTCTGCAGGGGATACCCCGCGTCGCCCAGCAGCAGGTAGCCCAGCGGCTGGCCCAGGAGCTGCCTGGACGGCTGAGGGCACAGTCCTCCCTGGCCCGCCATGGTCCACAGCTCCGAGCTCTGCAGGACGGTCAGGTCGTCGGTGCTGCCGGGGAAGCCTGCGCACACGTCCCAGAAGGTGCCCTGGGCGTTCACCACGCCCTGCAGGACCACGGAGGAGCGGCCCCGGCTGTTCCAGCAACCCTGCGGCGCCGTCCCGCCCGGACCCTGCGGCGGGGACTTGACGGGGATGTGCAGGGAGTCGATGACGCCCACGCAGTGAGGGAACCCGTACTGCGAGTGAAACTGCCTGGCGTTCTCCTCCAGCTCGTGGCTGCCCGGCAGATGCATGTAGACAGGCTTGAGGAGCAAAATGACGGCCTCGCACACCTCCCGCACGCAGTGACACACGGTGGGGACGGGAACCCCAAACAGCTCGCTGATGTAGCGGTACTCCGTGCTGGTGGACAGACGGATCAGGGCCATCGCCACGCGTCTCTCCAGCGAGACGGCTTGTCGGCAGGGCCGGGGGAGTGTCTGCCCGAGTCGGGGCTTCAGCTTGGCACAGAGCAAGAAGAAGATATCTCTGGTGATGTGGAATTTCTCAAGCCAGTCTTGTGGTCCGAATTCGGTCATCACGGCTCTCTCCCACCAGTCTGGGCCGGCGGGGTTTGAGATACACTGGCTGCGTAGGCTCGCGGGTAGCGGCATCTGGGAAAGATGGAAGGAGAACATTTATGTGGCTTTCAAAGGACACAAGGGACAGAAGATGCCATGCAGTGGTATCAACTACACCTGAGTGACAAGCACGTTTGTGGCGGTCTAAGGCGACTTTCAGTCGCAGGACAAGAAACAAAAGTACCTTTCTCATTCTCTCGTGTTTGTGGAAAAGATATCTTCGATATCTTAATCGCTTGTGGATCTCATTTCGTCTCGCCAAGATGAAGTTCTGTATCTCTTCTTTTCGTCGCTTAATTCTGCAGGCCAGTAGAGATTTGTACTGCGCGGCTTTCTTGTCCTTGTCCATTTTCAAAGCACCGATTTACTGCACATTTAATAACGACGGACAGATCGCGCATTTGCATACGCCAATATTTAGTGTAAAATAACCGTACTTCATCTAATTAAACTACATAAAGCTACATAAACAAATCATACGAAGGGTGCTTAGCATAAGCTGCAAACATACAGCACTCACTAGTGCACACACTCTCTACTTCCGGGTttaggccccgccccttcccttCCTTTCACTTTATTTTCATTTCACTTTATTTCCATTTCTAGTTATAAACTGATTCATAATGACGTCTATTGTTGTTGTGTAACCTACAAAATATTGCCATCAAAATGGTATCTTCACGCTGTCTTTATAAAATCTGCTGTTCATCACGCTGCTAAAATTTCATAGCTAAATAAATGTTCTAAATTCAAATCAATGAGTACACACTATGTGACTATCAATCAAGGTGCATCAAGCTTAATTATAATTGGCGATGCATGAAAATATACTTAACTAACGTTTTAATAATTCACTATATGCATCCAGAAAAATACAGTGGCATGCAGAGAATTCAAATCGGATTCCTAACAAACCCATCAGGCATTTCATTGACAGCACTATTCATATATTTTCAAAACTGGTCAATTGTGTAAAACATCTTAAGACACAAATTGAACAAGAACATTTGAGCCTTGATACTTGTAAAAATATTAGCTACttgtaaaaatattttaaagaaaacagaaaaatcGGAAgttttttattacttttttcaAGCCAGGACTTTTATTTGTGGAACTAACGGcccgttttgttttgtttcaaatATTATTACGTCATTGTTCGAACGCTTATCCACAATGCTTTGCGGCGTCGACGTAAAAACATAGCTTGTTAGCCGCATAAAAGCCTAGACCAGCTGTACATGTCGTTTAAAGTCATCAAACACAATCGACCGCTTCGTTTTATTTAAACTTTGGTCATTTCCAGTGACTGTTCATCGagcaacaacaataaaaaaacgTTTAGGTAAGTCTAGTGATTTGGTATGAAacaattagctagctagcatcaGCTCACAGACTTTAgcgtagctagctagctgactGTGTTGCTATGGGAGGTTCTCCGCTACCCAGAATCTGCTTGGGCAGGTCAGAGAGACTGGACACTGGTCAGGAGGGGTACTGTAACCTTGTCTTTCAATTACCTCATGAATATAACCTGCTACTTCGCTGTTACTAACCTAGGCTCACGTAGCTAGCCAACTAGCTTGCTAGCTGGGCGACGTTAAGTGTTGAGCGAGCTGTGGGCTCTGACTGCTTTAGACAAGGTTGGATGGCTGAGATAACAGTGGAGATGTCGCcagccacacacctgcagctgTTGAACAATTGTACGCAGATGTTAAACGAAACCGATGTGTTTTCGGCTTTTCATGGGTTGTGTGCAGTGGTTACATCTGGCAAACGGTCTTGATTCGTCAGAGTAGCCTATAAGAGAAGCCACCTGACAGCTGTTTGTGGGGTCTTCCAGCTGAAGATACCTTTACCGGTTATTTTGATCTTATTCTCCCGACTGACCCTGAATCAGCCTGAAATTTCATTTCCTTAGATGCTTTAGAAATTTGTCTAGATTTGCTCTAGATTCCTTTTTCTTCTGCTTTGACCTCTGTCTCTTAGGTTGGGGCCATATACTTGGGGCTGTCTTCACCTGTCTTACCTGTCAGCTCCATGGATCAGGACTATGAGCGACGATTACTGCGGCAGATCAATGTCCAGAATGACAACGCCAGTCCTGTGGTGGGTGCCTCATTTCACACACACGCTTCGTTTCCCAAATGCTTTTGCTGTGAGTGTTTAGTGAACATCCCCTGTGCTGCAGCATTTGATCTGCACCCTTTTAAAAATAACCATCTAATTTACAGAAAGTTACAGACGTAATATGTCACCTGACTCCCACCAAGTCACCGATGTCATCACCCAGCAAGCATGGAGATCGCTTCATCCCGTCACGCGCAGGAGCCAACTGGAGCATTAACTTCCACAGGATTAATGTAAACGCTCGTTTTCCCTCTTCAAGTCACGCCGTGTTTAGCATGGTTAACATTGCAGGACGCAGATTAAACCTAACACCAGACTAAGGAACTTCTATGTCAGGTTGAAGGTCTAATTTGATGAGTGACCATGTAACCCTGtccatcagaagatggggaaTGAGACGTGTTGATTTGTGCTTTGCTGCCCTCAGGAGAATGAGAAGTCCCCAAGCCAGAATAAGAGAACAAAAGATGCAACATCGGACAATGGCAAAGGTGAGAACGCAGCCGTGGCCTCCATCTGCAAGAACATGTTCCTAGAGACGGCATTCATACCGGCCGCTGGTTTGTAAATCACACTTGGCACACTCTGGTCTTTGGTTGTCAGCTGACGGTCTGGCGTACTCTGCGCTGCTGAAGAATGAGCTGCTGGGAGCTGGAATAGAGAAGGTCCAGGACCCACAGACCGAGGACAGGAGGCTGCAGCCTTCCACGCCGGAGAGGAGGAGCCTCTTCAGTGTGAGCCTCCACCGTAGCATTAAAACAGACACCAGTCCCAAGTCCTTTTGGGTGGTGTTTCCAATGGTGCATATGGCACTGATTAGCACCAGGGTGCTGCACGAATTTGCATGGAATTTGTCGTGCCAAGAATGTTTGAAGTTGCAGAAAGCTGCATTATGGAACCAAAACCATCTTACAAATCACAAAGTGTCTCAATCAGACTCGTTCCAGATGGGTGATCTGCGGGTGTTTTGATGAATTCCATaattcacgtgtgtgtgtgtgtgtgtgtgaatatatgcATTCCAAGTGGCTTTAGAATCACTGTACATCATCATCATGTGGCTCTATTAAGTGTGTTTGAACAGACTTTCCTTTGGTTTAAACTTTCCTTTAGTTTGTTGCTGTATTTTCTCAAACAGTTAAGGAATAAGTTTCACAAATTACCATCAGTTCTTGTTTCTTGGTGACTAGAACATGTAGTTATTAGAATCAACTAACATTACTTCAAGCATAGTTTTGCAGCACAGCAGTGTGTATGGCTGTGGTCTAAAAGCTTTTGTTTGTTCTGTAGTATTCTCTCAGTGCCAAGAGATCAACGCCAGATGAGGGGAACAGTGTGTCTCCTTACTCCCTGTCCCCCGTCAGCAGCAAGAGGTGAAGTCCACTTGTCCTTCAGCAGCACCAAtcacacagcactgatggtCAAAATCCCTTGGCCAACATCTCCTGACcgtttgtgttttgtccttCTAGTCAAAAGTTGCTCCGCTCACCAAGAAAACCCACTCGCAAAATTTCCAAGATACCATTTAAGGTGCTCGATGCACCAGAACTGCAAGATGATTTCTACCTCAACCTGGTGGACTGGTCCTCCTTAAATGTTCTCAGTGTTGGACTGGGCACCTGTGTCTACCTGTGGAGTGCATGCACCAGCCAAGTACGACCTGCTAGATCCTGTTTCACATGTATTGGAGGGATTtcttcatctctttctctccctctcctttctctctcacaaaGTGTGTAGCAATCATCTTCTTCTTATAACTCTTAACAGACAACCAAAAGTTATTTTGATTGAACTCTCCTTTTGAAAATGTCAGGGCTATTGATCACCGGCGGCTGCAGGATGTCCTtatgttctgctgtgtgtgcaggtaACTCGTCTGTGTGACCTCTCTGTGGAGGGAGACTCTGTAACATCTGTTGGCTGgtcagagagagtgagtggatGAGTATTACCCATTAACATCGTTGAGTGTTAACACCTCAGACAGGCGGTGAACGTGGTGTAACAGGGTGGTGGATAAGTGAATGTGGTCTTGCTGTAGGGGAGTCTGGTGGCGGTGGGCACACACAAAGGCTTTGTACAAATCTGGGACGCAGCTGCTGGCAAGAAACTGTTTGCACTAGAGGGACACACAGCCAGAGTTGGTAAGATTTCACTGGATCGCCTCAACTTCTGAGGATAAAAGAACCACTTGTTGGTCCAAAGTGGTTTGGTCTTGAactcttcgtgtgtgtgtgtgtgtgtgtgtgttttcccgtGGCCTCTCCTGCCCCCTGTAGGCGCATTGGCATGGAATGCAGACCAGCTGTCATCGGGCAGTCGGGACCGCATGATCCTGCAGCGGGACATCCGGACGCCGCCCCTACAGTCGGAGCGCAGGCTACAGGGTCACAGGCAGGAGGTGTGTGGACTGAAGTGGAGCACAGACCACCAGCTGCTCGCCTCCGGGGGGAACGACAACAAGGTAACGGACCGCTCATGAGGTCCAGTGAGGGCGGGAATGATCACACCTGGTACTGAAACTCACTGAGGCACGTGTGCAATGATCTCACACCTGGTACTGAAACTCACTGAGGCACGTGTGCAATGATCTCACACCTGGTACTGAAACTCACTGAGGCACGTGTGCAATGATCTCACACCTGGTACTGAAACTCACTGAGGCACGTGTGCAATGATCTCACACCTGGTACTGAAACTCACTGAGGCACGTGTGCAATGATCTCACACCTAGTACTGAAATTCACCGCTGCACGTGTGCAATGATCTCACACCTAGTACTGAAATTCACCGCTGCACGTGTGCAATGCTCATTTTAAAATGCTGATGTGTTGCCTTGTAAATCCAACTAACCCACCCGAGCAGTTAAAGATAGTCTCCGTTATTTCTCATGAAGCATTACATTTCTAATAATATTCCAAGAACATCACAGGTTTGTTAAGGGAGCCGTTTGGACTGTGGacgtctcccctctcctctgacCGTGTTCCTCTGCTCCTCAGCTGCTGGTGTGGAACCACTCCAGCGTGGTCCCTGTGCAGCAGTACACGGAGCACCTGGCGGCGGTGAAGGCCATCACCTGGTCGCCCCACCAGCACGGCCTGCTGGCGTCGGGCGGAGGCACCGCCGACCGCTGCATCCGCTTCTGGAACACCCTCACGGCCCAGCCGCTCCAGTGCATAGACACGGGCTCGCAGGTCTGCAACCTGGCCTGGTCCAAACACACCAACGAGCTGGtgagcctgcacacacacatacacacaccctgcagCCTTTTGAAAAGTTCTACCCTGTAAACCTGTTATCTACAGTGGGTACGGAAAGTATTCAGACGCCTTTAAAATTTCACTCCAATGAAGGAGTAGAACCATCTCAAAGAGGATCAGAAGAAACGGACAGTGTGTGCAAAGCGTCTAAATACTTAAGACTATgtgattaaataaaaaattttaaata encodes:
- the dohh gene encoding deoxyhypusine hydroxylase, whose protein sequence is MASDQDTAAVGRILTDPQQDLPTRFRALFTLRNLGGPEAIKWISEAFVDESALLKHELAYCLGQMQDECALPVLEGVLKDTEQEPMVRHEAGEALGAIGNPKVLDLLKQYSEDPVIEVAETCQLAVRRIEWLMKGGDGGQTDSNPYSSVDPAPPASKTSVSELRTQLLDEALPLFERYRAMFALRNLGTEEAVLALADGLRCSGALFRHEIGYVLGQMQHAASIPQLSAALEDECENAMVRHECAEALGSIGHASCLPPLRRYRGHGERVVRESCEVALDMLEYENSGNFQYADSLLRVHTAQ
- the LOC143513164 gene encoding putative nuclease HARBI1; protein product: MDKDKKAAQYKSLLACRIKRRKEEIQNFILARRNEIHKRLRYRRYLFHKHERMRKMPLPASLRSQCISNPAGPDWWERAVMTEFGPQDWLEKFHITRDIFFLLCAKLKPRLGQTLPRPCRQAVSLERRVAMALIRLSTSTEYRYISELFGVPVPTVCHCVREVCEAVILLLKPVYMHLPGSHELEENARQFHSQYGFPHCVGVIDSLHIPVKSPPQGPGGTAPQGCWNSRGRSSVVLQGVVNAQGTFWDVCAGFPGSTDDLTVLQSSELWTMAGQGGLCPQPSRQLLGQPLGYLLLGDAGYPLQSWLLKCYPPSAQLTPQQHTFNAHLSHCHGVITHTLRRLRARWQCLHSGNDGDLDLVPKMAVASCVLHNICNIHNVPFKDEWLLALNRSECPQPCTVAPAYMDDPNAEAVRALLCSYFHVQQRSKPHVPALPACPALPLPPHGGAAAAAQLLTML
- the fzr1a gene encoding fizzy/cell division cycle 20 related 1a translates to MDQDYERRLLRQINVQNDNASPVKVTDVICHLTPTKSPMSSPSKHGDRFIPSRAGANWSINFHRINENEKSPSQNKRTKDATSDNGKADGLAYSALLKNELLGAGIEKVQDPQTEDRRLQPSTPERRSLFSYSLSAKRSTPDEGNSVSPYSLSPVSSKSQKLLRSPRKPTRKISKIPFKVLDAPELQDDFYLNLVDWSSLNVLSVGLGTCVYLWSACTSQVTRLCDLSVEGDSVTSVGWSERGSLVAVGTHKGFVQIWDAAAGKKLFALEGHTARVGALAWNADQLSSGSRDRMILQRDIRTPPLQSERRLQGHRQEVCGLKWSTDHQLLASGGNDNKLLVWNHSSVVPVQQYTEHLAAVKAITWSPHQHGLLASGGGTADRCIRFWNTLTAQPLQCIDTGSQVCNLAWSKHTNELVSTHGYSQNQILVWKYPSLTQIAKLTGHSYRVLYLAMSPDGEAIVTGAGDETLRFWNVFSKTRSTKESVSVLNLFTRIR